The window CATATAAGTGgggatgtgtttgtgtatttagTAAGCTGAAATTTTTTATTATGGCTATTATATTTTACTTGTTTTAAGGGGGATCGAAGTCACGACCGAGCGATGAAACCAGCGCCAGGAAATACTTAcccttgtgggggggggggaaataccatcaatattaccacctcctccaccaccagtaataataaccgccaccaccaccaacacaaacccaccactaacaataacaaaaccaccaccaccaccaacaacaaaatcaccaccaccaccaacaaaatcaccaccgccaccaacaaaaccaccaccaccaacaaaaccaccaccaccaccaccaagaccagcaacAGCAATACCAAcgacaacaccaacagcaacaccaacgacaacaccaccaacaacaacaccaccaccaccaccaccgccaataagaacaacaaaagcaccaccactatcaacaacaacaacaacaagaaaaccaccaccactaacaacaagaaaaccaccaccaacaccaccaccacctcctccattaccaccatcaccgctaacACGACAAGCACTGACCACATTATGCAAATTACGTTAACTGTTCATATGAGACGCAGCATTCACTGTGAATATTATTAATACGTAATAAACATTTACATTCTCTTTGATGTTCCCATCATTTATACTTTATTCTTAAAGATAAATTAGAGTTACATGAATCACTTCTACACCAGTAATAAAGTCGTTGCTCACTTGTTTCGTTCGGCGTGCCATCAGATAAACACAAGATTCCAGGATGAGACAAGAACGAAACGAGACTGATCCCAGGGTGAGCCACGAAGTTTGGAGAACTCGCCTTTGCTACCTATGTTCACTGTGTGTTAAATGGGTAGCCATTTGTTAGTCATCGGTTGTGGGTCATCACCTCCTTCAGGAAATGTGTCAAATTACTTAAGTTTTGTAGATTACCTTGAGTTAATAATCCTCTCTGGTTTGTAGTTATATGAAACTCATCATctttatcttcctcttcttcttctgcctcctcctcctccttttatcatcatcttcatctttcCTCTTTTCATTATCAACACAAGATACGTGTGCAGTAATAAATATtactgtaagataagataagatttcgttcggatttttaaccccggagggttagccacccaggataacccaagaaagtcagtgcgtcatcgaggactgtctaacttatttccattgggatcctcaatcttgttccccaggatgcgacccacaccagtcgagtaacacccaggtacctattttctgctaggtgaacaggacaatagtgtaaggaaacgtcgaaatgtttccacccgccgggaatcaaacccgggccctccgtgtgtgaagcgggagctttagccaccaggccaccgggccactatatACTATATTCATTCTTCAAGGTGGCAGCATCAGACATCCTTCAAACTCTTACTCAGTCTACTCCTTTTAATACAATGTTACTCATAAGTGGATATAACTTTTCTGTTGCTCGACCGTCGTGACGCCTGTGATTATATCTTGGAATTGGTGGCAGGATGAATACAGTTATAGAGAGCACTGCTGTGTGGTGTGGTAGTTAAGGGCTATGGTTGGAGGGTCGCCACGTAAAGAATAACAATGTGAGTGGTTCTATTTTTGTGTAACGAATTCTTTTATATTTCTATCACGGTGGTTTACATGTGAATTTTCAGACGTTGGTCCTGTGTGCCATAATGAGCGTAGTGGCTGGGGTACCCCAAGGGTACGGGTCGTCGCCTCCCCCGTCTTACGGCACCACTTCAGGTCCTGTAGTTCCCATCCTGAAGGATGAACGTCAGGGACCTGACCAGGCCGGCAACTATAACTTCAACTTCGAAACAGGTGACGGCATCAGTCGTCAGGAGCAGGGCGCCCCCCAGGGCCCAGCTGGTGCCGTGGCAGCGCAGGGAGGATGGTCGTGAGTGTCCGTGTTTGCATTAATAACGCCAACTGTTGAGTTAGGAGAGTGTGTTCTACTTTAGCATATCTGACAACAGTCAAACCAATATGATTGAAGGGCAAACAACAGTCAAACCAGTATTCACTGAATGGGTAACTGTTCTGATACCCATCTGTCACTACTGATACAGAAGGTCCTGACGACTAAGGTATTTTCCAGGTTCACCTTCCCCGACGGTACTCCTGGGGAGTTAAAATTCGTGGCTGATAATGAAGGCTACCGCCCGGAGTCTCCCTTGCTGCCCACGCCCCATCCTCTCCCAGCCCACGCCGTCGCCCAGATCGAGTTTGCCCGTCAGCAAGAAGGTGCCGGTCCCAGACCCACGTACGGTACTCCTATTAAACCAGGATACAACTAAACGATGGCCATCTCAACACTTCCCTATCCAACCCGCTATCAAGCTCTCTGCACATAAGTTTTCTGCTAGCTGTCGCTTTTAACTGTTACGTTGAAATCTGTACAGTATATCAACCATGATCAGTGACGACCTCCTGGTCTCTACACACTACACTGCAACACATCTACCATACGACCCTGTATTGTAGATAATTATTTCACAATTACGCTAACGtaataaattatttaaataatGCATTGAAGTCGAACATGGTTTAGCTTTCTGGCGTTCCATATCCGGCCCTCTGAATCACGCTTTTTCTCCAAATTATTCCTTGGCTATTTTAACACGCATGAGACAAGCAAGGTGTCTGGTGGATACTTCTGTCCTCCCTCAGGTAAAACTACACGAGAAGACTGGAAGGTTAGGACTGGAAAGGTGGAAGCCTGAAAGGGGAATAAAGCTGAGTAACTTAATACTCTTGACCAAGATCAATACCTGAACAAATATTTATCCTTTGAGAGGATCCACTGATGTTGGTAATCCTGGGCATCTTTGGGCATCTATTCATTCTTGGTGGGTAACTGTTCTTCCTCCGTGAGCAACTTTTTTTTTCCATGGTCACCACCTCTTTCTTTGTGGGCATCTCTTCCTCCGTGCTCACTTTCTCTTCCTCAGCAAATGCTTCCTCTTCCTCAGTTGGCATCTCATCTTCATGCGTGGACATCTCTTCCTTCGCGTTCATGTCCTCTTCCTCCTTGGGCTCCTTTTCATCTGTGTGCACCTCATCTTCCTCTACCCCTGACCAGCATAACTGAAGGCTCACTATCTTCATCATCTCCAGTCTTCCCTGTCACCGCAGCTTCCAGTATATCTTAATTTGTGTATATTGTTTGTTCCTTTAAACATGTTCATTAAATAAAACTTTTGTGTTCTTACAATTTCTAATTCTTCCTCTGAGGATCTCGACCAGGGTTTAAGGCGGTAGTgtaactcttttttttttaacacattgaccgcttcccaccgaggcagggtgacccgaaaaagaagaaacactttcatcatcactcactacatcactgtcttgccagagtcgtgccgatactacagttcaaaaactgcaacattctccccccttccttcagagcacaagcactgtactacccacctggtGTAACTGTTGACACTAAATATGTGTGATCCTATCAAATCTTAGTATCTTGTATATCGTGATCAAGTTATCTTTGGATGAATAAGTAACGTGTAcaacacttcggtatctttattgccgaaaATTGTCACCTGAGCATTTGGATTCTTTAGTCGAATACTGGAAATGTAACAGTGGAGACTGTAGatgtgttgaggtggtcagtccctcagcctctgcTTCATACTAAGGGACTGGGCCACCTCCAGTGTTATAGTCACCTGTATTTGACTCGAGAGGTCTGCTGCGCATGCGATACGTTTCggcaataaacatacccaagtgttgcacatgtgtcttatttatcaactggtCGTTATAGTAGACCATCCGTAATATATGTTTTCCTTTGCTATTCATTCGTCTAGAGGAGTTAGGATTAGCTCTTCCTCTCATTATCTTGCTCTACTCTCATTATCCTACTCTACTCTCATTATCCTGCTCTCCACTCTGCTGAGCTTCTGAACGTACTACATCTGTGAGCACCATCACACCTGCTGATGTGCACCATCACACCTCTTCTGTGAGGCACCATCTCACCTGCTGTTGTGCACCATCACACCTCTTCTGTGAGGCACCATCTCACCTGCTGTTGTGCACCATCACACCTCTTCTGTGAGGCACCATCTCACCTGCTGTTGTGCACCATCACACCTCTTCTGTGAGGCACCATCTCACCTGCTGTTGTGCACCATCACACCTCTTCTGTGAGGTACCATCTCACCTGCTGTTGTACACCATCACACCTCTTCTGTGAGGTACCATCTCACCTGCTGTTGTGCACCATCACACCTCTTCTGTGAGGCACCATCTCACCTGCTGTTGTGCACCATCACACCTCTTCTGTGAGGTACCATCTCACCTGCTGTTGTGCACCATCACACCTCTTCTGTGAGGTACCATCTCACCTGCTGTTGTGCACCATCACACCTCTTCTGTGAGGTACCATCTCACCTGCTGTTGTGTACCATCTCACCTGCTGTCGAGCACTATCACAGCTGTAATCACCGTCTGCGAGAAACTATTAAGCAAGACCAGCAGGTTAAGAGATATGACAGGAAGATAATTTAATAACTAGTAATCTAACACAGGCAGAACGTTGATTTATTTTTCTCCTGCAGACTGTTGATATATTTTGGGTTGGGGAAATATTttttgggttgggcaaatgtttttttgggttgggcaaatattttgttagtgggaaggattgtaaaggacataagaacataagaacataagaaatgaggaacactgcaggaagcctgttggcccatactaggcaggtcctttacaattcatcccactaacaaaacatttgcccaacccaattttcaatgccacccaagaaataagctctgatgtgaaagtcccactcaaatccaacctctcccactcatgtacttatccaacctaaatttgaaactacccaaagtcccagcctcaataacccaactaggtctatagactgttccactcatcaactaccctatttccaaaccaatactttcctatgtccttcctaaatctaaacttatctaatttaaatccattactgcgggttctctcttggagagacatcctcaagaccttattaatatcccctttattaatacctatcttccacttatacacttcgatcaggtctcccctcatttttcgtctaacaagtgaatgtaacttaagatcaagaagacgaatggaaagccagaaacgatgaagaagaaagagactgctgtggaaactcccgtggaaacctccaacgcattctcggtgctacccgacgaatgtgagtctactactgggatcgtcacgacgaacgacaacaaggaaggtaagaatattgttgttgttggggatagccaggttagatacatggatagggcattctgcttgaaggacaggagtaggagacaaaggatatgctttcctggggctgggatggaggacattgttagccggcttgacaacatcatgaacggtaatgggatcaatcctattatttgcctcagtgctggaggcaatgatgttggcaagcgtagaagtgaggatttagttagaaagttcaggacagctatagacatgattaggaagaagggggggcgccctgttatatgtggcattttgccaagaagaggtgttggtaatgaatggttgtccagagcaattggtattaattgttggctggataaatactgtaaggataatgcagtaccattcattgacaactgggacaacttctatggccgaaatgacatgtatgccagggatggggttcacttatccagggcaggtgtgggttttctagctaactcagttgagggggttgttaggactttaaactaggattagttagaggtatgggtttttgcaggaaaactgtgaagtcgcagggtagtaatatgagtactaggagaactagtaataggcaaaatgaggtggatattggaaagccagtggcactaattgacaaggacagtaataggtttagtggaat of the Cherax quadricarinatus isolate ZL_2023a chromosome 79, ASM3850222v1, whole genome shotgun sequence genome contains:
- the LOC128702780 gene encoding cuticle protein AM1199-like isoform X1; the protein is MFSTLVLCAIMSVVAGVPQGYGSSPPPSYGTTSGPVVPILKDERQGPDQAGNYNFNFETGDGISRQEQGAPQGPAGAVAAQGGWSFTFPDGTPGELKFVADNEGYRPESPLLPTPHPLPAHAVAQIEFARQQEGAGPRPTYGTPIKPGYN
- the LOC128702780 gene encoding cuticle protein AM1199-like isoform X2, which encodes MSVVAGVPQGYGSSPPPSYGTTSGPVVPILKDERQGPDQAGNYNFNFETGDGISRQEQGAPQGPAGAVAAQGGWSFTFPDGTPGELKFVADNEGYRPESPLLPTPHPLPAHAVAQIEFARQQEGAGPRPTYGTPIKPGYN